Proteins from a genomic interval of Qipengyuania sp. JC766:
- a CDS encoding polyhydroxyalkanoic acid system family protein: MRVAIPHDLPRDEVRRRMNERTPDLGKYIPGGMADVKTEWLTQDRMQMRVAAMGQTVAGHVDIEDTQLVFQLDLPPALSFFAPVVEKAVRANGEKLLAPPNS, encoded by the coding sequence ATGCGCGTTGCTATCCCGCACGACTTGCCGCGCGACGAAGTTCGCCGGCGCATGAACGAGCGCACGCCCGATCTGGGCAAGTACATCCCCGGAGGGATGGCCGACGTGAAGACCGAGTGGCTGACGCAGGACCGCATGCAGATGCGCGTTGCGGCCATGGGGCAGACGGTGGCCGGTCACGTTGATATCGAGGACACTCAGCTGGTCTTCCAGCTGGATCTTCCGCCTGCCCTGTCCTTCTTCGCGCCCGTCGTGGAAAAAGCCGTGCGTGCCAATGGAGAGAAACTGCTGGCGCCGCCCAACTCCTGA
- a CDS encoding class I mannose-6-phosphate isomerase: MQKLPQIRVEKVWGRDVLPAPFDAGGKRIGEIWFDPVAPLQDLLAKYLFTSEKLSVQVHPDDARAPEGARGKEECWLILDAEPGAPIAVGLARKLDDDELKAAALDGSIESLLVWHEVRRGDFFYLPAGTVHAIGAGITLVEIQQNSDVTYRLYDYGRPRELHLDEALAIADRGPADPQHFASFDLARPSTLVDGPKFLLDLCVGSPPEAIRRRYSDACLVLPLSGHLKLDGLALAPGEAANAAGASGIACDEDAAYLLARPVSGTDR, translated from the coding sequence ATGCAGAAGCTGCCGCAGATCAGGGTGGAAAAGGTGTGGGGCAGGGACGTGCTGCCCGCGCCCTTCGATGCCGGCGGCAAGAGGATCGGCGAGATCTGGTTCGATCCGGTCGCCCCGCTGCAGGATCTCCTCGCAAAATATCTTTTCACGAGCGAAAAACTGTCGGTGCAGGTCCATCCCGACGATGCGCGGGCGCCGGAAGGTGCGCGCGGTAAGGAAGAGTGCTGGCTGATCCTCGATGCCGAACCGGGGGCCCCGATCGCTGTCGGGCTCGCGCGAAAGCTGGACGACGACGAGCTCAAGGCCGCCGCGCTGGACGGATCGATCGAGAGCCTGCTCGTTTGGCATGAAGTCCGCCGGGGCGATTTCTTCTACCTGCCTGCGGGCACGGTGCATGCGATCGGGGCCGGGATCACGCTGGTGGAAATCCAGCAGAACAGCGACGTGACTTATCGTCTCTACGACTACGGCAGGCCTCGCGAGCTGCATCTGGACGAGGCGCTGGCCATCGCGGACCGGGGCCCCGCCGACCCGCAACATTTTGCCAGCTTCGATCTGGCCCGGCCGTCCACACTGGTGGACGGGCCGAAGTTCCTGCTGGACCTGTGCGTCGGCTCTCCGCCTGAAGCGATCCGGCGCCGATACTCGGACGCGTGCCTGGTATTACCGCTTTCGGGTCATCTGAAACTGGATGGTCTGGCGTTGGCGCCGGGCGAGGCTGCGAACGCGGCAGGCGCATCGGGCATTGCGTGCGATGAGGACGCCGCCTACCTCCTGGCGCGCCCGGTTTCTGGAACGGATCGATGA
- a CDS encoding DUF2721 domain-containing protein: MIAQTIQLALAPVFVLVAIANLMNLLSARLGRVVDRSRELEVLHGQTTGVEHDKCVLELRIIARRIELIGRAIVLLVWAGLAIGLTVVLLFVGEFAGLDYPQIAAGVFIVSIGLLMTALMLFVRETQAASAALRIPETYLELDRNV; encoded by the coding sequence ATGATTGCCCAGACTATCCAGCTGGCGCTGGCGCCCGTCTTCGTCCTGGTGGCCATAGCCAATCTCATGAACCTGCTTTCGGCCCGATTGGGCCGCGTTGTCGATCGGTCGCGCGAACTGGAGGTGCTGCATGGACAGACTACTGGTGTCGAACACGACAAGTGCGTGCTGGAGCTCAGGATCATCGCACGACGCATCGAGCTGATCGGAAGGGCCATCGTTCTCCTGGTCTGGGCAGGTCTGGCAATCGGGCTGACCGTAGTCCTGCTGTTCGTCGGAGAGTTCGCGGGACTCGACTATCCGCAGATCGCTGCCGGCGTGTTTATCGTGTCGATCGGATTGCTGATGACCGCGCTGATGCTGTTCGTCCGCGAAACTCAGGCAGCATCCGCCGCGCTGCGCATTCCCGAGACCTACCTGGAACTGGACCGGAACGTCTAA
- a CDS encoding mannose-1-phosphate guanylyltransferase has product MIHPVILCGGSGTRLWPYSRSQRPKPFLPVVGRDTMLDATLQRCSSRKLYHPPIIVGGRRHRELLADATGDYEDVSIIIEPEGRNTAPAIALAALQLPEDAIMLVCPSDHHIGDEVAFRAAVEAAAALAREDWLVTFGIEATRPETGYGYLKKGVALGSGFRVAEFVEKPDRERARAYLDDGGYSWNGGLFCFRAGCFLDELERYRPDMISAIRQSVARGRDEDGIFLPDADAFAGIEGESVDYAVMENTDRAAMVAASMEWSDIGDWNAVRTAREKDENGNAIRGKADLVECRNVIVQSDGPRVSAIGLENVIVVVDGDQVLVIDADEAQRVGKLPGVTKT; this is encoded by the coding sequence ATGATACATCCCGTCATTCTCTGCGGCGGAAGCGGCACCCGGCTGTGGCCCTACAGCAGGTCCCAAAGGCCCAAGCCGTTCCTGCCGGTCGTGGGACGGGACACCATGCTCGACGCGACATTGCAGCGCTGCAGCAGCAGGAAGCTGTATCACCCGCCGATCATCGTCGGCGGTCGCAGGCACCGCGAACTGCTCGCCGATGCGACAGGCGACTACGAAGATGTATCCATCATCATCGAACCCGAAGGGCGCAACACCGCGCCCGCGATAGCGCTCGCCGCCCTGCAACTGCCCGAAGACGCCATCATGCTGGTCTGCCCCAGCGACCACCATATCGGGGACGAGGTCGCATTTCGCGCCGCCGTCGAAGCCGCCGCGGCGCTGGCCCGGGAGGACTGGCTGGTAACTTTCGGCATCGAAGCAACCCGGCCCGAGACCGGCTACGGCTACCTGAAAAAGGGCGTTGCCCTCGGCAGCGGCTTCCGCGTGGCGGAATTCGTCGAGAAGCCGGACCGGGAACGCGCCCGCGCCTATCTGGACGATGGCGGCTATAGCTGGAATGGCGGGCTGTTCTGCTTCCGGGCCGGCTGCTTTCTCGACGAGCTGGAGCGCTATCGTCCGGACATGATCTCGGCAATCCGTCAATCGGTCGCGCGGGGTAGGGACGAGGACGGAATCTTCCTGCCGGATGCCGACGCTTTCGCCGGGATAGAGGGGGAGTCCGTCGATTACGCGGTCATGGAGAACACCGACCGGGCCGCCATGGTGGCCGCTTCGATGGAATGGTCGGATATCGGCGACTGGAACGCGGTCCGGACCGCCCGCGAAAAGGACGAGAACGGCAATGCGATCAGGGGCAAGGCAGACCTCGTCGAATGCCGAAATGTCATAGTCCAGAGTGACGGACCGCGCGTCTCGGCCATCGGGCTGGAGAATGTCATCGTCGTGGTGGACGGTGATCAGGTCCTGGTCATCGACGCCGACGAGGCCCAGCGGGTGGGCAAGCTGCCCGGCGTGACGAAGACCTGA